Within the Arachis duranensis cultivar V14167 chromosome 10, aradu.V14167.gnm2.J7QH, whole genome shotgun sequence genome, the region TGTCGTACTCTTTTTCCGTTACAAGACCCTCCTTGTTGTCGAGGATAATTGTGACATCTGATACTGATGGCGTGTTTCAACGCTACATGTGGATACAAGGAAGATGGAACAAGTTCTGTTACTTACCAGCGGATCAATGCGATGAATATGGAGTGTGTGGTCCGTATGGAGTTTGTGACAAGAATGCTTCCCCGGTTTGCACTTGTATGGAGGGGTTCAGGCctaagaaccaagaagcttggAACTTGAGAGATGGGTCTGATGGGTGTGTGAGGAACACGGATTTGAATTGTTTGACTGACAAGTTCTTGCATCTTGAGAACATGAAGCTGCCAGAGACAAATAGCGTGTTTATGAATAAGAGTATGACACTTGATGAATGTGGGAGTTTGTGTAAGAGGAATTGTTCATGCACTGCATATGCAAACATTGATATCAGAAACGGAGGAAGTGGCTGTGTTATGTGGATTGGTCAACTCTTTGACATGAGTGTCTACAGTACGGATGGCCAAGATCTCTATGTCAGATTGGCTGCAGCTGATATAGGTATCTCTTTATCTATCTATTATCTATCTCCTTATGAGGTGTTATAGTTGTAGcaaaaataatcaaaagaaaGTGAAACATGATGCATTAACTTATAATGCTAACAGagtttgaataataattaataaatactaaaaaaataaattttgaataatttattttagttactaTTAGCTCTAATAGTAATAGATATATGGAACCAAAAAATTACaagtcaaaaattaaacaaaattacattaatttatgttaataattaattaattttaaattttataaatttaaaaaatttaaaattgattaagtaaatctaattaaaacttataaaaacatttttcttctctctcacatTAACCTATCCATCTTCAACAATTACACACAGacccctctctctctcatcgTCAAACTCTCTCTCCCTATTCACCGTGACCCACTCCTCTTCCATCACCACCTTATTTGTCTTTTTTAGaccacttcttttcttctttatcCCACTCATTCCAAATCAAATTGTAAAACCTGAACGAGAATCCATACCGCTGCCACGAAGAATTTCAGGAACATCCTCAGTCCAAGTCTCTTGGTGTCCTTGGAAATAACCTTCCCCTGCATCATAAAATCTAGCAGGGCCTGCAGATGCCTCAAACCACTCCAGGTGATGAACACGGTCAAGATCCGAACCTGCACCCTGCGACGCTTCaaagctttccaaaaatatttgtattataAAAGCTTTGGAGTGGGTCGGATTTGCCACCGTTAACGGCAAAAGATAACTGCCGTTTTAGAGTCGCAGTAGTTGCACGGTAGCGGCATCATCACGATGTTGCTCTCTACGGTTTGGAATATTAGGAGCCGCTGTGATGATTAAAAAGACTGCAAACTATACACTTGATCTTAGTCAAAAGGAGTTTTTGAAcaattacagaaatataaaaaaagcatttatttaatatgaaaaaaatcccatacttaacaaaagaaatatccaattatattttagtaaaaataattaaatatttataaaattttaaaaaaattatgaaattcttaaagaaatagaaaCATTTACATTTGTAATacaaaagtttttgaaaaatatataaaagaacatctatttagtataaaaaagaaacattatgatacttagtaaaaaaatatctatatatattaactcgtagagaTTTTGAATTCACCCAAAAGTATTTGGCTGATTTTTAGCTAATACTCTTTTAGTTGCGTAGCATTGCTCTTTAACTAGTATTTTGGCTAATACTCTTTAACTAGTACATTCTTCTTGTTAAATTTTCGCAAATGTGTcgttaataataattatgaatGCGTGAGGTCAAGTTTGTTATGTGTTTTATCTTTAATgtgttatatttaattataatacgTTGGTAAAAAGTTATTAAAAAGAATCATTTGAATCACATTAGTAATTATTTGGAGATTAAATTGAAGTATTAAATCTTTCACAAAGGTCAATTTGAACACTAATTCAATAGTGAATTTTGATTGTTTTAATTGACTTTTCAATGAAGAGAGTTTTAAGTTTTTTATCCAATAACTATATTGAAATTATTACAAAGTGCTTAATTAAGTCCTTTGGTTTCAAAATAATTCAACCGCCTAAATAATCACATATAATTGTTAGaacatgaaaattaaatagTAGTGGTTATGCACATTTTTGCTAAGATGATGATATTGCAAGTTCCTTCCTCATTGATTAAGTATTTAAGTGAGTTCTTTCCGATTAATTTGGTGACACACAGGATCTACTAACTCCAACAAGAATCATAGAGTAGTACAGGCTATTAGCATCACACTTACTGCACTTGTTTTAGTTTTTGGATTGGTTGCTATTTGTTACTTATGGAAGAAGGGAAAACAAAGATCTAGAGGTAATGTACAATAATTAATCTCTCTCATATGAATGTTTATATATAGTATGGTACTGAATTGTATATCAATAGCTGCTATTTCAGGTTTTGTCCACAGAAATCATGATTGGTTAATGAATGAGGTGGTGCCTTCTAGAAGATACTTGGGTGATGAAAGGAACATGGATGATCTAGAGTTGCCAATGTTTGATTTTGATACCTTAATGATGGCTACAAACAATTTCTCTATAGATAATAAACTTGGAGAAGGAGGCTTCGGTAGTGTTTATAGGGTAAGTTGTTCTAATACTTTATGCATAGCTGCCATCATCACTAAAATTAAGTCTCAAATCATAACATAAACACACTTATATATACACACTAACAGATCGTGCATTTGGTATAATCAGGGCAGATTGATTGAAGGCCAAGAAATTGCTGTGAAAAGATTGTCAGAAGACTCTGGACAAGGAattgaagaatttaaaaatgaagTCAAATTAATTGTCAAGCTGCAACACCGAAATCTTGTTCGGTTGCTTGGTTGCTGCATTAAGAAAAATGAGAAGATGTTGGTGTATGAATATATGGAAAATAGAGGCCTTGATTCCATTTTGTTTGGTAACTTTtgcattatttatttcaatattttccttttctaaTTATTATGTATACTTGTTTTGCTTGTTAACCGTAGTTTTTACTTATTAATAATAGCTAATGTTGCAGACAAATCAAAAAGATCATTGCTTGATTGGGAAAGGCGTTTTCATATTATTTATGGAATAGCCAAAGGACTTCTTTATTTGCATCAAGATTCAAGATTTCGAATTATTCATAGAGATCTTAAAACAAGTAACATATTACTAGATAACGAAATGAATCCAAAGATATCAGACTTTGGATTGGCTAGAATTCTTAACAAAGATCAAATCCAAGCAAAAACATTAAGAATTGTTGGAACATAGTGAGTATAACATGATCATTCATCACAGTATTACTTGAAAAACTAAATACGATGgcttcatttttaatttatgtgttACTATTTTGCAGTGGTTATATGTCTCCTGAATATGCTATGGACGGAAACTTCTCAACAAAATCTGACGTTTTTAGCTTTGGAGTTATTGTATTGGAGATCATAACTGGAAAGAAGAATAGAGAATTTTATAGTGATAACGATGAATTGAATCTTCTCGGATACGTAGGCGAAAGAATTTCCTCctaaatccaagtacttcttaactgaaaaataatattttaagtgatatattataataattgcACTATATATGTTCGTGCAGGTATGGAGGCATTGGCATGAAGGAACTGTATTGACACTGATTGATCCATCTATTGGCAATTCATACACAGAATCTAAAGTTATAAAATGCATACATGTTGGTCTCTTATGTGTTCAAGAATGTGCAGAAGATAGACCAACAATGTCTTCAGTAGTCTTAATGTTGAGCAGTGAAGCTCTGTCAATGCCATCTCCTAAGAACCCTGGATTTTCCATTAAAAAGAATCATTTAAAGATAGATTTATCTCCAAGCAAACAAGATATAACATGGAGTGTGAATCAAGTCACTATCACAATGTTAGATGGTAGATAGTTAAAGAAAAATGGCATTatccattatttttatatatattctcataatcacagaaaataaaaaaggaatttCTATTTAAGCTACGGCGGATTTTATTCTTTAatcaagttaaaaattaaatttggatGATTAAACCTGAATATAATAAATTTGGATGCAACATTTCGCATACAATAAAAGGAAATTTGAGGTGCATGACTACCCCATGTTTTAAAGGACAATGGTGGAACTTTCCTCATAAACAATGGGGTTATTGGCCcttccaaattttttataaataaataataaagttagTTTTAAGAATTTGATCATCTCAGTTGGTCATATATATCTCTTCAAGTTCTGCCACTCATTAATGATAGCGTCTCAACATAAAATCAACCTACCCTGAACAAAATCAGTTGCTGGTGGGTGaatttaagaatgttaaaacaaaaattcaatttttcaatAGTCATTTTGTTCAGCATATTAAGCTTCCTACTTGGAATGGACCAAGTTTCACCACCGTTTTTGTCAACGTATCACAGCTTGGGTTCTTTGAATTACCCTTTGAATATACTATATCTCTGATATATAATATGGGAAACGTTTACCATATGTTCAAAAGTCAACACACATTTATGAAGAGGCAAGTGGATACGGGTCAATTTAGCTTGTTCTGCtcttccttaatgcacaattctataaaaaaaaaaaaacttggcTTCTTCTATATTACCCTCCAAAATCACAAACTACTCTTAAATTTTCGCCATCATGAGAGTCTTCTTCACTTACCTTAACTACCACTTCATCTTTGTTATTAGCTTCTTCTTCGTCACTCCATCAACCGCTTCTGATACTTTAACCGCCACACAAATCCTCACAACTAACCAAACGCTATTATCACAAAACCGATCCTTCGTGCTGGGCTTCTTCAGAGATTCCAACACCAACTATTACCTCGGAATATGGTACAACAACATCAGTCCTCAAACAATAGTTTGGACTGCAAACAGAGACAACCCCATCGACAATAGTTCAGGCTATCTCAAGATCGGAGACAACGGAAGCTTTGTCCTCCTCAATTCATCCGGGAACCCCGCATGGTCCTCCAATCAAACCAACTCCAAGAATCCAGTTCTCCATCTCCTCGATACAGGTAACCTTGTTCTCAAGGATTCATCAGACAAGACCAATAATAACTACTTATGGCAGAGCTTCGATTACCCAACGGATACCTTGTTACCGGGGATGAAGGTCGGTTGGAACCTGGATACAGGAACGGAGAAGCACTTAACATCATGGAAGGTCGAAGGTGAAGACCCTTCAAGCGGTGACTACACTTTGAAGATAGATTACCATGGTTTACCTGAGGGCTTCCTCAGGAGAAACCAAACTATAACATACCGAACTGGTCCTTGGAATGGTGAGAGATTCAGTGGGATCCCAGGGATGAAAGACGACACCAATGATCTCAAGTACAATTTCACTTATGATGAGCATGGGGTGTGGTTCTCTTTCTCCGTTACAGACCCTTCCTTGTTGTCAAGGATAATTCTGTCATCTGATTCTGATGGCCAGTATCAACGCTACATGTGGATACAAGGAAGATGGAACAAGTTCTCCTACGCACCAAAGGATCAATGCGATTTCTATGGAGTGTGTGGTTCCTATGGAGTTTGTGATAATAATGCTTCGCCGGTATGCTCTTGTATTCAGGGGTTCAGaccaaagaaccaagaagcttggAACTTGAGAGATGGATCTGATGGATGTGTGAGGAACACGGGTTTGAATTGTTCCACTGACAAGTTCTTGCGTCTTGAGCACATGAAGCTGCCGGATACAACGAACGTGTTTGTGAATAAGAGTATGACACTTGATGAATGTGGGAGTTTGTGCAAGAGGAATTGTTCATGCACTGCATATGCAAACATTGATATCAGAAATGGAGGAAGTGGCTGTGTTATGTGGCTTGGCCAACTCTTTGACATGAATGTCCACCGTACAGACGGTCAAGATCTCTATGTCAGATTGGCAGCTGCTGATATAGGTACTATCTAATTGATTAAGTGGTTGCACATTTTTgctatgatgatgatgttgcAGGTTCCTTAATTGATTAAGTAGTTCTTTCTGATGAATTTAGTGACACACAGGATCTACTAGCTCCAACAAGAATCATAGAGCAGTTCTGGCTATTGGCATTACAGTTTGTGCACTTGTTTTAGTTTTGGGATTGGTTGCTGTTTGTTACTTAAGGAAGAAGAGACAACAAAGTTCTAGAGGTAATGTATAATAAACTTCCCCATATGTCTCTTTATATAGTATATATGGTACTCTAGTCTATATGGTTTTTGTGctgcataaataaataatttacctTGGTTATTATCAATAGCCACTATTTCAGGTTTTGTCCACAGAAGTCATGATAGTTTGATGAATGAGGTGGTGTCTTCTAGAGGATACTTAGGTGATGAAAGGAACATGGATGATATAGAGCTGCCATTGTTTGATTGTGATACCTTAACAATGGCTACGAACAATTTCTCTCAAGATAATAAACTTGGAGAAGGAGGCTTCGGTAGTGTTTATATGGTAAGTTgttttaatactttaatttgtaCATAGCTGCCTTcgttactaaaaataaatatcagaTCATAATGTAAATGTACTTATGTATTATGTGTATATACACTAACGAAGAAATCGTGCCTATAATAATACTAGGGTAGATTGATTGAAGGTCAAAAAATTGCTGTGAAGAGATTATCAAAATATTCTggacaaggaattgaggagttTAAGAATGAAGTCAAGCTAATTGTCAAACTCCAACATCGAAATCTTGTTCGATTGCTTGGTTGCTGTATTGAAAATGATGAAAAGATGTTGGTGTATGAGTATATGGAAAATAGAGGCCTTGATTCCATTTTGTTTGGTAACTTGCATTATTTATTTCAGTATATTGAAtgttctgtttttatttttaattatcctATACATTTGTTTTGCTTGTTATCCCTAATTTTATATAACAATGTTGCAGACAAATCAGAAAGTAGAGTCTTGCTTGACTGGGAAAGGcgttttaatattatatatggaaTAGCTAGAGGACTTCTTTACTTGCATCAAGATTCAAGATTTCGAATTATTCATAGAGATCTTAAGATAAGTAATATATTACTAGATAGTGAAATGATTCCCAAGATATCAGATTTTGGAATGGCAAGAATATTTGACAAAGATCAAACACAAGCAAAAACATTAAGAGTTGTTGGAACATAGTGAGTATACCATAATAATTCACTAaattgttttttgaaaaatcagCTATGTGgcttcatttttaatttatgcatatttttattttgcagTGGTTATATGTCTCCTGAATATGCTATGGACGGAAACTTTTCAGTAAAATCTGATGTTTTTAGTTTTGGTGTTATGGTATTGGAGATCATAACTGGAAAGAAGAATAGAGAGTTTTATAGTGATAACGATGAATTGAATCTTTTGGGAAAtgtaagtaaaaaaaatttctctttaATAAGAGTACTTCTTAACTGAAAAAATAAACACTATGATCGCTATATTATAATGATTACTATATGTTCTTTTAGGTATGGAGACATTGGCATGAAGGAACTGCATTGACActtcttgatccatcaatcgGCAATTCATACACAGAAGCTGAAGTTGTAAGATGCATACATATTGGGCTCTTATGTGTCCAAGAACATGCAGAAGATAGACCAACAATGTCTTCGGTGATCTTAATGTTAAGTAGTGAAACTCCATCTTTACCAAATCCTAAAACTCCTGGATTTTCCATaaagaaaaatcatccaaagaCTGAGTCATCTTCAAGTAGTGTAAATCAAGTTACCGTCACAATGTTAGATGCTAGGTAGTTAaagaagaatgatgatatcattcactatttttgtatatattctcagaaactctaaaaaaaagacaaattcTACTCCTATATATTTAAGTTGTAgccttttttattctttaatcaagttaaatttgattagttaataaatcttttagtaataaaaatgaTGATTCCATCAGAATACAGAGACAAAGTTATAGCTTCTATTTTGATATCTATCTACTTTGGTCTTGTTTGGTGTAGCACGTAAGAAGAGATCTAACttcattattgaaagaaaaagaagacagaCATACACAACATAGTTGAGGAAGATTATAAGgtgttttaagttttaacagcattgatctttattatattaaaatatcaatGTTGGTCAAACATTTGATAGTTTTCTCATAGTTTAATAATATAAGCCGCCTACTTATATGTAACAATCCCAAACCTCCAATGATTCATAAAATCCTACCTTAATGCAACAGTTCGCATATAATAAAGCAAATTCAAGGGTGCAGAGTCACTGCAGACTACCTCTACTTTATGCAATTGTAATAAGGACAGAACCTTACCATAAAATCAACCTACATGGAACAAAATTAGTTGTTGTCGGGTGAATTCTAAATAATGCTCATTAACATAAGAAGGAGAAAATTAGCTGCATTGCCATTAAGTGAAAATTGCCCTCGATGGTTTccgtggctaagagaagggggttgaatcttagccccttttttttgcttgctaacacttgctggacttagagaaaacttttctgtttttttttttttttgctcgtCCCTAGTCACGAGACATTTCCATTTTATCTCGTCActagacattttttatttttcatctgaatagtaaaaacagaattgaagtaggaagagagatagaagattacacccagatatatcctggttcagctgctaagtgcagtgcagcctacatccagtctccatcacaaccatgatggaatttcactataatcatccagattacaaattgtaaagtgctaacccaacttacaaggggattcccacagaatcatgaaacacaacatagatgaacaaaggaactctaagacatctatggctttttcttttaattttgtactctctgcctttttccgctctatggttttttcatacaaacctcacttgcttgccttttttccatgagactcaagacatgacaaaattaaacagaaaaattacaaaatagaaaacattaaaggagaagagaaatctgttagctcaagtagctctgagaactctgtgccttgcacactcaaattttctccttgcCCCAAACAGTGGttgttctctctttttaaagaagagagaagcctccacacttgaagccaacacccaaaccaacttcttcctccttcaagaaacagaaccggttcggccatatagagagagaagagataaccatgcaaaacccaacatgtaATTACCTCTAatcctttcttgatcatcactcttcatcaatccgagctctccatccttggcttgttctccaagatggatttctggcctttgatgcttcatgatgatgatgacttcatctgcttcaatctctgcctcaaccatcacttcgccactctagctacttcctgtggtggttgagcagaatcaaagacaagtcatgcttcaagaatctcacCTTGCTCGCCgaatcttcttccttctttttgagtatgaaggatccAAGATTAcatcaccaaatcttaccacatttggtgataatctcagccacagcatacttttttttttctttttcgtgccATCAACTCGATGGTCTTTAGTCTTGCTTTCCCTTCGTTTCAGTAGCTCCAAGTAGCTTCCATGACTTCCTGGTTAATGAccgaagaaagaaaaagaaagagatgagagagaatgtgaagttaaagtaaaagcaattaaatgaaatGTAACATATTGAAGGGTTGCTTTTACTTCTCTAGTGGTTTAGCGCGTAGCATTAATCATAATGATTCCCATCAAATCAAAGTCaatttctctctcatgttccccatgctagtgaattaaattttaaatccttcCAAAGAGTGAAATGAAATCCGTTGGAAGCATTGAGGCTTTTTCTTTGCTTCATGGATTCGGATAAAGCATGGAAACATTCATTAATGTTGGGCTTGGTAGCAATAGATTTCATTTTGGCTCAACtagtaacatttgctttcctgatggatTTTTGGATTAAGCATTGAACAAATAGGAAAGCTTTCATTTGGGCTTGTAGTAACAATAACTCAATCTGGCccaataacaagaataataattcaGCCACAACAAATAAAACATTTTTTGCATCAATGCTGAATGTACTTATAGAACACTTGGGCTTGCAATAATTTTTCCcttatttttggcccaaattaaaaaatcctgcaaaacaaaattattaaacaacatatgttaaatgaaaatcaaattaataattttgtaattaattattttaataatgtttgctCATCACAAATACtaatttggagttttccaaactcatcagcCCTAAATTGAGGAAATCAAAATCCTCTTACTATAATCTTATTAGATGTATGCAATAATTTATTAGTCTGTGAtagactttttaataaaatttaaatcaataaattagtatttaatatGTAAAATTTAACGATATGATAAAAAAAGGATTCCGAAATAATGGactatttatacaatgtgtacaatgagttattgagttacaaaatgaacatctcCTATACTATCTAGAATAACCATTCGAGTATTAGAGATAATAAACATTTTTCCAaaaacttaaattaattttggggttcaccaaaaatcaaatttttgaccTTTTGGATCTAAAGATTTAATACCATATCATGATATCACTCATCGTAAAAGCTTCAGCTGATGGGAAAAGATAAtattaatgattatatctctaatactaatattccattggctcctcatactttttcataaaaaaattctcataattctattaatttatatttttttaaaattgtaattGTAAAAGTAATGTCAATtatataatacttttttttattataaaaatatataatccgAACAAATATAAAATCACCTACCAAATAAAGTTAACATACGGATTCCAATTGATCTGTGTATAGTgacaaaataataacaaaataaagtcGATGTACAACATAAAgatatttaactaaaatttgTCTCCAAAATCTTAGTTTGGTCTCCGCAGTATCATTGCGCGGCTGGTGACCCACCTACCTACAATATAatgatatattaaaatttacacaatcacaaatattaacttaaataacaataaaacaaaattctttaaaggcatataaatatataatacctCTTAGTCAAAGGAAATTGTGGCAAATCCATCACGTGAACACATAGGGAAGGAATGATATACCGAAGACATAAGCAATTTCTCGCATTTACCCAATTTAGTTGCCTATAATTGGTGGCATGACATATTTGAAGAAACAACCACGTAAGTATAGTTGAATCACAAGACAGCTGGTCACAATCCTCCAAAAGAGATAGCTATCTCATGTGCAAGCGAGACTGCGAGAGTTTGACGGATCTGGAAATAAAATGCCCCTTATAATCTATGCATGATGTACTCTCAGGTATATTGCATTTGTCGCTCGCTCTTTCTTCGTATCTACTTTCAAATTCCGATATATAATATTTCTGAACTACGGTAAGTGATGGTCCGCCTATTTTTTACGCCTATCTGTGATTGAGACTTAGTACATGTTTTAACAATTGTTGACATAGGTCCTCCATGAAACATCTATCATAGAACTGCTTCATCCCATTCACCAATATAGTTACTAACAGAATTTTCATTAACATTAAGACCTACTGATAAGCCACATCTTATAGGGTGATAATCATCTTTTCACAGGATAGGTGAAAAATATGAGACTTTGTCTGCAATCTCTccaccaacataaaaattattactCAATTATGATCCCACTCAACTCATGCATGCCACGTTTGAGATACGTCCTGATATATTTACGGGGTCTCATCAATAAATTCGGTCGCATCCGTGAGAATTAAGATCTTATtaggttaaaaaaaaaacttatgttAAAACTCATACtcaaaataatacaaattttatagaCTAAAAAAAATGTAAGCATTATATCAATTACTCAAGTCTGTCAGTAATATATTCCTCCTAGTCTAATTTATAAAAGTTGTCCCCATAACTTAGCAAGTTTTTCtccataaaaataactaaaataaaatattaaaagattattATCAATAACtttcaactaaaataaatattttacaaataacaataattaaagtAACCTAATCTGAAAAACGAACCCAAAATAAATACAACCAACAAATGGGACAAGACAATTATAACATATTAatcataaactaaaaataaaaaaattaaaacataataaatctacataaaaaatttaaaagaaatattaaactAAATATCCTTTAAATACAACAATATGTAAAATtatctaatataatataatttaaattaaacaatatattATCTCAAGTAGatatattttctaattattatctaccttattattatttaaataattatctctATACTAATATTTAATATTGATTCCTACAAATATCtattctaaatatttaaataaagtaatattataaaaaatacataaaagaatataaacaaaaaaatttgtttaaaaaactTATTTAGAAGTTGATGTCCATTGAGAGGAAAGGAGTGTAAAATTTCAAGACGAGTAATTTTTCGTGGTAAGTGAAAATAAGAGGTAGAAAAAAAGAGGATCGTTTATACAGTTAGAcgaattttttaaagtttgtcGAACGATTAGACAAATTCTAAAGTTTGCTTAACGTTCGCCGCTGAGTTAAGTAAATTTTATCcaactttaaaaaatttggcGATATATTAAGCGAACTTTAATACACTTGCATAAATTCACTGTTttgttgaaaaaatttgaaaaaaaaaatcctaatgtATTCTGttagattaatttatttttgaaaataataatttttttattttattatagaaaaaaatccTTCTTggaatggttcaagagtttcaCATTGTACGTTTAGGCTATTGGCTCCTTATActttctctaaaaaaaattctcataaTACTATTAgtttataactttttaaaaattgtaatcGTAAAAGTAATGCCAATTATataacattttttgttttttattgtaaaagaaaataatccgaacaaatataaaatcatctaccaaataaaattaacatataaATTTCAATCGATctgtgaataataataaaacaatataGTTAATATCAAAATAATAGCAAAATAAAGTCGATACACAATATAAAGATATTTAACTAAAAATGCAATTAATTACATATGTTATAACTTTCAATGTTGTTCAAAATTTGTCTCCAAAATTCTAGTTCGGTTGTCTCCGCAGTGTCATTATGTCATTGCGCGGCTCCTAATCCAACTACCTACAATATAATGATATATTAAAAGTTACACAATCATAAACATGAACTTAAATAACAATGAAACAAAATTCTTAGGCATATAATACCTCTTAATCAAAGGAAATTGTCGCTGCTCAAATCCGTCGGGTCGACACATAGGGAAGTAATGATATGCCCAAGATATAAGCAATTTCCCACATTCATCCAAATTCAGTTGCCTATTATTGGTGGCATGACACATATGAAGGAACAATCACATAAGTATAGTTGAATTCCAAGACAGATGATCACAGCAATCCAGATTTCCAAAAGAGGTAGCCATCTCATGTGGAAGTGGGAGTTTGACGCCATCTGAAAATAAAATGTCGTCTATGTATGATGTATCCTCAGGTGTATTATATTTGTTGCTCTTT harbors:
- the LOC107468451 gene encoding receptor-like serine/threonine-protein kinase SD1-8 isoform X12, with product MRIFFTHLNYFIILVISCFFFFITPSTSLDTLTGTQILTTNQTLLSKNQTFALGFFRGSNTNYYLGIWYNNINPQTIVWVANRDNPIETSTGYLKIGDNGNFVLLNSSGNPAWSSNQTHAKNPVLQLLDTGNLVLKDSSDKTNNNYLWQSFDYPTDTMLPGMKIGWNLDTGTEKYLTSWKVTGEDPSSGDYTLKIDYHGLPETFFWRNQTIICRSGPWNGERFSGHPAMKDNTDGLKFNFTYDDHGVSYSFSVTRPSLLSRIIVTSDTDGVFQRYMWIQGRWNKFCYLPADQCDEYGVCGPYGVCDKNASPVCTCMEGFRPKNQEAWNLRDGSDGCVRNTDLNCLTDKFLHLENMKLPETNSVFMNKSMTLDECGSLCKRNCSCTAYANIDIRNGGSGCVMWIGQLFDMSVYSTDGQDLYVRLAAADIGSTNSNKNHRVVQAISITLTALVLVFGLVAICYLWKKGKQRSRGFVHRSHDSLMNEVVSSRGYLGDERNMDDIELPLFDCDTLTMATNNFSQDNKLGEGGFGSVYMGRLIEGQKIAVKRLSKYSGQGIEEFKNEVKLIVKLQHRNLVRLLGCCIENDEKMLVYEYMENRGLDSILFDKSESRVLLDWERRFNIIYGIARGLLYLHQDSRFRIIHRDLKISNILLDSEMIPKISDFGMARIFDKDQTQAKTLRVVGTYGYMSPEYAMDGNFSVKSDVFSFGVMVLEIITGKKNREFYSDNDELNLLGNVWRHWHEGTALTLLDPSIGNSYTEAEVVRCIHIGLLCVQEHAEDRPTMSSVILMLSSETPSLPNPKTPGFSIKKNHPKTESSSSSVNQVTVTMLDAR
- the LOC107468451 gene encoding receptor-like serine/threonine-protein kinase SD1-8 isoform X9; translation: MRIFFTHLNYFIILVISCFFFFITPSTSLDTLTGTQILTTNQTLLSKNQTFALGFFRGSNTNYYLGIWYNNINPQTIVWVANRDNPIETSTGYLKIGDNGNFVLLNSSGNPAWSSNQTHAKNPVLQLLDTGNLVLKDSSDKTNNNYLWQSFDYPTDTMLPGMKIGWNLDTGTEKYLTSWKVTGEDPSSGDYTLKIDYHGLPETFFWRNQTIICRSGPWNGERFSGHPAMKDNTDGLKFNFTYDDHGVSYSFSVTRPSLLSRIIVTSDTDGVFQRYMWIQGRWNKFCYLPADQCDEYGVCGPYGVCDKNASPVCTCMEGFRPKNQEAWNLRDGSDGCVRNTDLNCLTDKFLHLENMKLPETNSVFMNKSMTLDECGSLCKRNCSCTAYANIDIRNGGSGCVMWIGQLFDMSVYSTDGQDLYVRLAAADIGSTNSNKNHRVVQAISITLTALVLVFGLVAICYLWKKGKQRSRAAISGFVHRNHDWLMNEVVPSRRYLGDERNMDDLELPMFDFDTLMMATNNFSIDNKLGEGGFGSVYRGRLIEGQEIAVKRLSEDSGQGIEEFKNEVKLIVKLQHRNLVRLLGCCIKKNEKMLVYEYMENRGLDSILFDKSESRVLLDWERRFNIIYGIARGLLYLHQDSRFRIIHRDLKISNILLDSEMIPKISDFGMARIFDKDQTQAKTLRVVGTYGYMSPEYAMDGNFSVKSDVFSFGVMVLEIITGKKNREFYSDNDELNLLGNVWRHWHEGTALTLLDPSIGNSYTEAEVVRCIHIGLLCVQEHAEDRPTMSSVILMLSSETPSLPNPKTPGFSIKKNHPKTESSSSSVNQVTVTMLDAR